The Fictibacillus phosphorivorans genomic sequence CAGATGAAGTGTTGAAGGTTGGGCCATTCACGATTACGTTTCAACTGACGAAGCATGCTGCGGTTTGTTATGCGATGCGGATTACGGATGGAAAGCATACGATTGTATATACGGCAGATACTGCGCTCATTCCTGAACTCGTTCCGTTCAGCCGATATGCGGACTTGTTAATCGCAGAATGTAACTTTTACAAAGGGATGGATGGAAGTGGCCCAGGCCACATGACATCAGAAGATTGCGGCAAGCTAGCACATGAGTCTGAAGCTCGTGAACTGCTTCTTACTCACCTTCCTCATTTTGGTCAGTTATCACAGCTTGTCACAGAGGCAAAAGAGGTGTATAACAATAAAGTGGAGCTTGCCTCTTCCGGCTGGACGTGGGGAGCTTAAAGATAGGGACTGAAAGAGGAGAGAAATATGCTTTTTATTGATAATGAAAATATTACAGACCCAAGAGTGAATCTAGCTATAGAAGAGTTCGCTTTAAAACATTTAGACATCAATGAAACGTATTTGCTTTTTTATATAAATGAACCATCGATCATCATCGGTAAGAATCAGAATACCGTTGAAGAGATCAACGCGGATTATGTTCGTGATGAAGGTATTCATGTGGTTCGTCGTTTATCAGGTGGCGGTGCCGTATATCATGATCTCGGAAACTTAAACTTCAGTTTCATCACGAAAGATGACGGTAATTCGTTTCATGATTTTAAGAAGTTTACCGATCCTGTTGTAAAAGCACTGAAAAAACTCGGTGTGAACGCTGAATTAAGTGGACGAAACGATATTTTGGCTGACGGTAAGAAAATTTCCGGAAACGCACAGTTTTCTACAAAAGGCCGTATGTTTAGCCATGGCACTTTGCTTTTTGATTCTGAGATTGAAAATGTAGTTTCTGCCCTAAACGTACGAATGGACAAGATCGAGTCAAAAGGTATCAAGTCTATCCGCAGCCGAGTAACCAATATCCGCGAGCACTTGGATGAAGATATGACGATGGAAGAGTTCAAACAGACGCTATTAACGTATCTCTTTGAAGAGTTCGATTCTATTCCGAAGTATGAACTGACAGAAAGCGATTGGGAAGAAATCCGCAAAATCTCAAGAGAACGTTATGCAAACTGGGATTGGAACTACGGAAAATCACCGAAGTTCAACGTAGAACTCTCAAACCGTTTTGCTGCAGGCTCTGTTGACATCCGTCTGCACATCGTTAAAGGAATCATTCAAGAAAGTAAGATCTTTGGAGATTTCTTCGGTGTAGGTGACGTATCAGATATCGAAAACAAGCTGAACGGTGTTCGTTATGACCGCGAGGCGATCGAAAATGTGTTGGAAGATATTGATTTGACTCATTACTTTGGTAATGTAACGCGTCAGGAGTTTCTGGATTTATTATATTAGGAAGAAAACCGCCTTTTCATGGGCGGTTTTTTGTTGTTTTTATCGTTTATAAGTCTTCAGGTTGAATTATAAGTCTTCAAAAAAATTTATACGTCTTCAAATTTTTTTATAAGTCCTCATCATCAATTTATAGGTCTTCACCATTTCATCCGAAATTGTTTCTCTAAACGGGCTGTTTCAGCACTCAAAATCATTTGACAGAAAATTATTATAAATGATAAGCTGAAACCAAATACATCACACAATAATTAGATAACGGTACAAAAACGTCATATTTTTTTAATCTCAATTGTAATCGCTTACATATTATAAAGGGAGATGAAAGAATGATCCTCCATCCACAAGTGGAATGTATGAGTCGTGATGAAAAAGAAGAGTTGCAGCTTCATCGGCTAAAGCAGACGGTAAAGAGCGTTTATGAGAATGTCCCTTTTTATAAACATGCATTTGATGAAAAAGAAATTCACCCTTCTACGATCGAATCATTAGAAGATCTTCAAAGACTTCCTTTTACCGTAAAAAAAGATCTTCGAGATCATTATCCTTTTGGACTTTTCGCAGTTCCGAACGATCACCTTGTCCGACTGCATGCCTCTTCTGGAACGAGCGGTAAACCAACAGTGGTGGGCTATACAGAAGGAGACATCGAGCGATGGAGTAATATGGTTGCACGTTCTATCGCGATCGCTGGTGGCGAACCTGGTCACGTGCTTCATAATGCATATGGTTATGGTCTGTTTACTGGAGGGCTCGGGCTTCATAACGGATCAGAGCGGCTAGGCATGATTACCGTTCCTGTATCGGGAGGAAACACAGAGCGGCAAATCCTTTTGATCGAAGACTTTAAACCACAGGTGATCTGCGGAACGCCATCTTATATCTTAACCATCGCTGAAAAGATGGAGGAGATGGGAAAAGATCCAAAAGCCACTTCCATTGAATTTGGAATTTTTGGAGCCGAGCCGTGGTCAGAAGAGATGCGTGCAACGCTTGAAGAGAAGCTTGGTATTAAAGCGATGGATATCTATGGATTGAGCGAAGTAATGGGGCCAGGTGTTGCGATGGAATGCCATGAGGCCCAGGATGGCCTTCATATTATGGATGATCATTTTATAGCTGAGATCATTAATCCTGATACGCTTGAACCAATGCCAGATGGTCAGTATGGAGAGCTTGTGTTTACGAGTTTAACGAAGGAAGCTTTTCCGATCATTCGATATCGTACAGGAGATATCGCTTCTATTAATCGAGTACCTTGCAGCTGTGGAAGGACTTCCATACGAATGAGTCGTGTTAAGGGCCGGATCGATGACATGATTATCGTTCGTGGAGTTAACGTGTTTCCATCTGAGATTGAGAATTGTCTTCTTTCGATCGAGGATATTGTCCCTCACTATCAAGTTCATATTTTAACTGAAGGTTTAAAAGAGCATATTGAACTTCATGTAGAGATGACAGAACAACTTTATGCTGTAACAAACGGGGACGAAAATCATGAGGCGTCACATCTTTTAAAGAAGACGATTACCAAAAAAATTAAAGACACATGTCTCGTATCCATGAACATTAAAGTGTATCCACCAAAAGGGATTCCACGTTCTGAAGGGAAGGCGATTCGTGTGGTTAGACAGATACAGAAAAAAATGGGCGTATAATTACTTTTCAATCGTATGACGATAATTTATAATGACGGTAAATAAACGTAACATAATAGGAGGAAAACAACATGACAGTTGGTATGAGTTTTAATCAGCTTAGTGAAGAAGAGAAAATGACACATTTTCTTGATCGGATCAACGCCGGTGAAAAGATTGAACCGGATGATTGGATGCCGGAAGATTATCGCCTGCAGCTGATTCGTTTGATTTCCATGCATGGCATTTCAGAAATTATGGGAGCGCTTCCAGAAAAAGAGTGGGTACCGAAAGCGCCTTCTCTTCACCGTAAACTAGCGATCATGGCAAAAGTTCAGGATGAGATGGGGCACGGACAGCTCTTGCTTCGCGTGGCAGAAGATTTGATGGCACCACTTGGCAAGAACCGCCACGACATCATGGAAGATCTTTTTTCAGGTAAATTAAAGTTTCATAACGTGTTTCATATGGACGCTCCAACATGGGGCGATGCGGGAATCATCGCTTGGCTTGTGGATGGAGCGGCAATTATCTCTCAAAGCATGATGCTTGATTCTTCTTACGGTCCATACGCTAGAGCGTTAAAGCGTATCTGTGCGGAGGAAGTTTTCCATGCGCAACACGGTGAGAGCATCATTTTAGCGATGGCCGAAGGAACTCCGGAACAGCGTGATATGCTGCAGGATTCATTAAACCGCTGGTGGGAATCACTGATCATGTTCTTCGGACCAAAGTCTGCAAAAGAAACTGGAAACTCGAACGCGGATAAGAACATCATGTATAAGATTCGTACAAAAACAAACGAAGACCTTAGACAAGAATTCTTTACAAAATACATTCCGCGCATCTGGTCGCTTGGGTTAACCATTCCAGATGATACGATCCGCTTTGATGAAGATACTCAAATGTGGATTTATAAAGATGCTGACTGGAGCAAGTTCAAGCAGATTGTTTCTGGTAACGGACCACAATCACAGAATCGTTTAGATCTGCGTCGCCGCTCCTATAAAAATAACGAGTGGGTACGCGCGGCACTCGCTGCTAAAAAGGTGATCTAAGAGCGGAAAGGAGAGAAACAAAGGTGAATGAATCAACAAATGAGTTTTACAACGTGTATGAAGTATTCAGCAAGAAAACAGATAAATCTCCGTTTCAGCATAGTTTCAGCCTTTTAGCACCGAACGCAGATATGGCTCTCATCATGGCAAAAGAGAACTTCTTCAGAAGAGAAACGGTCGCTGACATTTGGGTTGTGAAAAGAGAGAATATCAGGGGACTTAACCAAGACGAAAGAGAGATGCTGAAACGTCTTGATAAACAATATAGAGAAACAAAAGGATATGGCTATCTGAAGAAGAAGTGGCGTGACTACAACCAGGAGCAGTTTACCGAACAGCACATCCTTGGCGGAAGGGGAGACAATTCATGACACAGGAAACGTTAAAACCACAAGAGAAGAAAGCGTTGATCGAGTTGCTGTATCAACTGGCAGACGACGATTTTCTTCTTGCGTTCCGCGGATCGGAATGGCTAGGTCTCGCACCGCACATCGAAGAGGATGTTGCGTTTTCATCGATCTCACAAGATATGATGGGGCATGCAAACCTTTACTATAACTTGCTTGAAGACCTTGGAGAAGGAGAAGCAGACAGAATTGCTCACCTCCGATCACCTGATCAGTTTCGAAATGCGATCATCTTAGAAGAAGTGAACGGACCCGGCACGTACTTAAAAGAACCAGATTACGACTGGGCGTTTACCGTTGTACGAAACTACTTTTACGCGGTTCACAAGCATATTCGTCTAGACTCATTGCGTCACTCTTCTTATGAACCTCTAGCAGAAGCGGCCCATAAAATCATGACAGAGCAGTATTACCATCTGATGCATTGGGAGATCTGGTTCAAGCAGCTTATGACGAGTACAGATGAAGCGATCCTGCGAATGACAGCAGCCATCCAAAAGGTTTGGAAAGACTTTGGCGGAGTTCTTACGCTCGGACCGTATTATGAAGATATCGTAAAGGCGAACTTCATCGATGATGAGAACGTAATGAAAAAGAGATGGAACAACAAGATTGAAGCTGTCTTAAAAGAAGTAGGTGCATCTTATCCGGGTGAACCACGCATGGAAAGAGGCAACGGTCGAAACGGTGTCCACACCGAAGACTTAAAACAAGCCACTTCAACACTGTCTGAAGTTTATGCAACAAATCCCGCTACTGGCTGGTAAGACGATTTAGAAAGGAGATGAACCACGTGTCCGAATTGAAAAGCAGCATGACTGAAAGTGTGATGGACGCGCTTGGGGATGTAAAAGATCCTGAAATCGCCTCTGTCAGTATATTGGATCTCGGAATGGTGCATGAAGTTGATGTGACAGATGGAGCAGTGAAAGTATCTGTTCTTCCTACGTTCTCTGGCTGTCCAGCTCTTCACATCATTGAACGAGATATAAAAAAAGTGGTTGAAAATGTAGAAGGAATTACTTCAGCAGAAGTGAAATTTGTATTTACACCATCGTGGACAACAGACCGCATTACACCCGAGGGACGAGAGAGATTAAAAGAGTTCGGTATCTCACCGCCACCAGCTAACCATGTGATGGGTGAGCCTTGGGAGATCGATTGTCCGTATTGTGGATCAACATACGTAACGATGGAAAACATCTTTGGACCAACAGCCTGCAGAAGTATCCTATATTGCAAGTCGTGCAAGAACCCGTTTGAAGCGATGAAACCTGTTGCTGATATGGGGTAAGACAAAAGATGAGTTTAAAAATAGGGAGGAAACACACATGGTAAAACTAATCGCACTTTACAAAACACCGGAAAACTTGGAGCAGTTCGACGAGCACTATTTTGGACATCATACAGAGATCACAAAAAAGATTCCTGGACTTCGCAAAATGGAAGTAACAAAAATTGTAGGCTCTCCGATGGGCAAAAGCGACTATCACATTCTTTGTGAGATGTACTATGACGATCATGATGCGTTAAAAGCGGCTATGAAGTCTGATGAAGGGAAAGCTTCTGGTAAAGACTTGATGAGCTTTGCAGCTGAACTCGTAACACTTATGATTGGTGAGGAAATCAATGAGTAATTACGAAACAATTCTAACCTCTATTGAAGATGGGATCGCCTCCATTCAATTAAACAGGCCGCGTGTATTAAACGCGATCAACCGGCCGATGGTTACGGAACTATTAGATGCTTTTGAAAGCTTTGACCGTAATGATGAGGTAAAAGCAATTGTTTTAACAGGTAGCGAGCGTGCATTTGC encodes the following:
- a CDS encoding MBL fold metallo-hydrolase, giving the protein MKLTVIGYWGGYPGTGEATSGYLLQSGGYNLLIDCGSGVLSQLQKYIQPEKLDAVVLSHYHADHVADVGVLQYSRLIQSFLQKGIQTLPIYGHDKDQDGFRSLTHGTTTKGYAYHPDEVLKVGPFTITFQLTKHAAVCYAMRITDGKHTIVYTADTALIPELVPFSRYADLLIAECNFYKGMDGSGPGHMTSEDCGKLAHESEARELLLTHLPHFGQLSQLVTEAKEVYNNKVELASSGWTWGA
- a CDS encoding lipoate--protein ligase, which translates into the protein MLFIDNENITDPRVNLAIEEFALKHLDINETYLLFYINEPSIIIGKNQNTVEEINADYVRDEGIHVVRRLSGGGAVYHDLGNLNFSFITKDDGNSFHDFKKFTDPVVKALKKLGVNAELSGRNDILADGKKISGNAQFSTKGRMFSHGTLLFDSEIENVVSALNVRMDKIESKGIKSIRSRVTNIREHLDEDMTMEEFKQTLLTYLFEEFDSIPKYELTESDWEEIRKISRERYANWDWNYGKSPKFNVELSNRFAAGSVDIRLHIVKGIIQESKIFGDFFGVGDVSDIENKLNGVRYDREAIENVLEDIDLTHYFGNVTRQEFLDLLY
- a CDS encoding phenylacetate--CoA ligase family protein, producing the protein MILHPQVECMSRDEKEELQLHRLKQTVKSVYENVPFYKHAFDEKEIHPSTIESLEDLQRLPFTVKKDLRDHYPFGLFAVPNDHLVRLHASSGTSGKPTVVGYTEGDIERWSNMVARSIAIAGGEPGHVLHNAYGYGLFTGGLGLHNGSERLGMITVPVSGGNTERQILLIEDFKPQVICGTPSYILTIAEKMEEMGKDPKATSIEFGIFGAEPWSEEMRATLEEKLGIKAMDIYGLSEVMGPGVAMECHEAQDGLHIMDDHFIAEIINPDTLEPMPDGQYGELVFTSLTKEAFPIIRYRTGDIASINRVPCSCGRTSIRMSRVKGRIDDMIIVRGVNVFPSEIENCLLSIEDIVPHYQVHILTEGLKEHIELHVEMTEQLYAVTNGDENHEASHLLKKTITKKIKDTCLVSMNIKVYPPKGIPRSEGKAIRVVRQIQKKMGV
- the paaA gene encoding 1,2-phenylacetyl-CoA epoxidase subunit PaaA, which encodes MTVGMSFNQLSEEEKMTHFLDRINAGEKIEPDDWMPEDYRLQLIRLISMHGISEIMGALPEKEWVPKAPSLHRKLAIMAKVQDEMGHGQLLLRVAEDLMAPLGKNRHDIMEDLFSGKLKFHNVFHMDAPTWGDAGIIAWLVDGAAIISQSMMLDSSYGPYARALKRICAEEVFHAQHGESIILAMAEGTPEQRDMLQDSLNRWWESLIMFFGPKSAKETGNSNADKNIMYKIRTKTNEDLRQEFFTKYIPRIWSLGLTIPDDTIRFDEDTQMWIYKDADWSKFKQIVSGNGPQSQNRLDLRRRSYKNNEWVRAALAAKKVI
- the paaB gene encoding 1,2-phenylacetyl-CoA epoxidase subunit PaaB — protein: MNESTNEFYNVYEVFSKKTDKSPFQHSFSLLAPNADMALIMAKENFFRRETVADIWVVKRENIRGLNQDEREMLKRLDKQYRETKGYGYLKKKWRDYNQEQFTEQHILGGRGDNS
- the paaC gene encoding 1,2-phenylacetyl-CoA epoxidase subunit PaaC, whose protein sequence is MTQETLKPQEKKALIELLYQLADDDFLLAFRGSEWLGLAPHIEEDVAFSSISQDMMGHANLYYNLLEDLGEGEADRIAHLRSPDQFRNAIILEEVNGPGTYLKEPDYDWAFTVVRNYFYAVHKHIRLDSLRHSSYEPLAEAAHKIMTEQYYHLMHWEIWFKQLMTSTDEAILRMTAAIQKVWKDFGGVLTLGPYYEDIVKANFIDDENVMKKRWNNKIEAVLKEVGASYPGEPRMERGNGRNGVHTEDLKQATSTLSEVYATNPATGW
- the paaD gene encoding 1,2-phenylacetyl-CoA epoxidase subunit PaaD, translated to MTESVMDALGDVKDPEIASVSILDLGMVHEVDVTDGAVKVSVLPTFSGCPALHIIERDIKKVVENVEGITSAEVKFVFTPSWTTDRITPEGRERLKEFGISPPPANHVMGEPWEIDCPYCGSTYVTMENIFGPTACRSILYCKSCKNPFEAMKPVADMG
- a CDS encoding EthD family reductase, which gives rise to MVKLIALYKTPENLEQFDEHYFGHHTEITKKIPGLRKMEVTKIVGSPMGKSDYHILCEMYYDDHDALKAAMKSDEGKASGKDLMSFAAELVTLMIGEEINE